A region from the Triticum aestivum cultivar Chinese Spring chromosome 3D, IWGSC CS RefSeq v2.1, whole genome shotgun sequence genome encodes:
- the LOC123077484 gene encoding uncharacterized protein, which yields MEPATYASLPLAQDQEALSGPPQTVQLGQARQRGGGWRAWARRAYTVIALLAFTAGYGFAWAVRRTHRSPCDLAFVITAYYLVAVLCCCVTKLQLQRLDVDDHPAAAPERRRSMLAVWAVSVLFLATCFAWAVHRTRRSPPDLAFVVTTYWFVAVLCCSVWKLQLQRLDDDPSLAPERRRARLAAWAVSVLFVAACFAWAVYRTHRRPRALAFVIATYYLIAVLYCCLRKLELLRLEDDPAAGPERRRTRLAAMAVSVAQGSTVALSAADRMPNLALKLAVFGLTAMAMGLVYFFIFNRMDGEYGRAQSAAAPRPERPLHEQSPDQRA from the coding sequence ATGGAGCCCGCGACGTACGCCTCTTTGCCGCTCGCGCAAGATCAAGAAGCGTTGTCGGGGCCGCCGCAGACTGTACAGCTGGGCCAGGCGCGACAGCGCGGGGGTGGCTGGCGCGCCTGGGCACGCCGCGCGTACACGGTGATCGCCCTGCTCGCCTTCACCGCCGGCTACGGCTTCGCGTGGGCGGTGCGCCGGACGCACCGCAGCCCGTGCGATCTAGCGTTCGTGATCACAGCCTACTACCTCGTCGCCGTGCTCTGCTGCTGCGTCACGAAGCTGCAGCTCCAGCGGCTCGACGTCGACGACCACCCGGCGGCCGCCCCCGAGCGGCGGCGGTCCATGCTCGCCGTGTGGGCAGTCTCGGTGCTGTTCCTCGCTACCTGCTTCGCGTGGGCGGTGCACCGGACGCGCCGCAGCCCGCCCGACCTCGCGTTCGTGGTCACGACCTACTGGTTCGTCGCCGTGCTCTGCTGCTCTGTCTGGAAGCTCCAGCTCCAGCGGCTCGACGACGACCCGTCGTTGGCCCCCGAGCGGCGCCGGGCCAGGCTCGCCGCGTGGGCGGTCTCTGTGCTCTTCGTCGCCGCCTGCTTCGCGTGGGCTGTGTACCGCACGCACCGCAGGCCGCGCGCCCTGGCGTTCGTGATCGCCACCTACTACCTCATCGCCGTGCTATACTGCTGCCTCAGGAAGCTCGAGCTCCTACGGCTCGAGGACGACCCGGCCGCGGGGCCCGAGCGGCGGCGGACCAGGCTCGCTGCCATGGCGGTCTCGGTGGCGCAGGGCAGCACGGTTGCGCTGAGTGCCGCGGACAGGATGCCGAACCTGGCGCTGAAGCTGGCCGTGTTTGGGCTCACCGCCATGGCGATGGGCCTCGTGTACTTCTTCATTTTCAACCGCATGGATGGGGAGTACGGGCGTGCTCAATCGGCCGCCGCCCCCCGGCCGGAGAGGCCTTTGCACGAGCAATCCCCGGATCAGAGGGCCTAG